A single Argentina anserina chromosome 7, drPotAnse1.1, whole genome shotgun sequence DNA region contains:
- the LOC126804108 gene encoding valine--tRNA ligase, mitochondrial 1 — MLAPFFRVLAKPQSSYQSTGNHIKLAAAPHLLRHFHKHRPLLQSVPTGKAMDAGIEDLERKKKKEEKAREKELKKQKALEKAAKFQAQQANVASKKSEKKNVKRANEEDANAAEFVDPPTPFGQKKQMSKQMAKQYSPTSVEKGWYEWWEKAGYFEAKAESTKPPFVIVLPPPNVTGALHIGHALTAAVEDTMIRWRRMSGYNALWVPGMDHAGIATQVVVEKKLMRERNITRHDIGREEFVSEVWKWKNNYGGTILKQLRRLGASLDWSRECFTMDEPRSKAVTEAFVRLHKLGLVYRDNRLVNWDCVLRTAISEIEVDYIDIKERTALEVPGYKKRIEFGVLTSFAYPLEDNLGEIVVATTRIETMLGDTAIAVHPDDHRYKHLHGKHAIHSFNGRRIPIICDAILVDPEFGTGAVKITPAHDPNDFSVGKRHNLEFINVFTDDGKINQDGGEFEGMPRFTAREAVTEALKKKGLFRESKANEMRLGVCSRSKDVVEPMIKPQWYVKCSGMAKGALDAAIDVDNRKLDITPRQYAADWKRWLENIHDWCVSRQLWWGHRIPAWYAIFDGDKPEDFGTLNDRWVVARNEEEAKALVGQRYEGKEVKLEQDPDVLDTWFSSGLFPLSVLGWPEDTEDLRAFYPTSVLETGHDILFFWVARMVMLGSTLGGDLPFTKVYLHPMIRDAHGRKMSKSLGNVIDPLDVINGISLEDLHNKLSEGNLDPREIAIAREGQKKDFPDGIAECGSDALHFALVSYTAQSDKINLDIQRVVGYRQWCNKLWNAVRFSMSKLGDDYLPPSSVVPDVLPFSCQWILSVLNKAISKTVLSLESYEFSDAATAVYHWWQYQLCDVFIESIKPYFAGADPNDPKFASERAFARDTLWLCLDNGLRLLHPFMPFVTEELWQRLPSSKHHSRPASIMISDYPSIVECWTNEGVESEMSLIDSIVKSLRSLSQESRERLPAFVLCRSMLDGEIIRRQQLEIETLANLSSLAVINENHAAPTGCAVSVVNQSLSVYLKILGSRSAEIDLEKIRKKMEDIKLQQEKIMKVMSATGYNEKVPEKIKKANAEKLESLKKEELSLEEASQHMEVQISSSKQD; from the exons ATGCTCGCGCCCTTCTTTAGGGTTTTAGCTAAGCCGCAAAGCAGCTACCAGTCCACCGGCAACCACATCAAACTCGCCGCCGCGCCTCATCTCCTCCGTCACTTCCACAAGCACCGTCCTCTTCTTCAATCAGTTCCGACCGGCAAAGCC ATGGACGCCGGAATCGAAGACctggagaggaagaagaagaaggaggagaag gcaagagagaaagaattgAAGAAGCAAAAGGCGCTAGAGAAGGCCGCCAAGTTTCAG GCACAACAGGCGAATGTGGCTTCGAAGAAGAGTGAGAAGAAGAATGTGAAGCGTGCCAATGAGGAGGATGCAAATGCAGCTGAATTTGTTGATCCGCCGACTCCGTTTGGCCAGAAGAAGCAGATGTCTAAGCAGATGGCCAAACAGTACAGTCCTACTTCTGTGGAGAAAGG GTGGTATGAGTGGTGGGAGAAGGCAGGATATTTCGAAGCAAAGGCTGAGAGCACAAAACCTCCGTTTGTGATT GTCTTGCCGCCTCCGAATGTGACTGGCGCGCTTCATATAGGCCATGCTCTTACTGCTGCTGTTGAG GACACTATGATTCGCTGGCGAAGAATGTCAGGTTACAATGCCTTGTGGGTGCCTGGAATGGACCATGCTGGGATTGCCACTCAG GTTGTTGTAGAAAAGAAGCTGATGCGTGAGCGTAATATAACCCGGCATGATATTGGTCGTGAGGAATTTGTATCTGAA GTTTGGAAATGGAAAAATAATTACGGGGGCACTATTTTAAAGCAGCTACGTCGTCTGGGTGCGTCATTGGATTGGTCCCGTGAG TGCTTTACAATGGACGAGCCGAGGTCAAAGGCTGTGACAGAGGCTTTTGTACGGCTTCATAAGCTAGGGCTCGTCTACAG GGATAACCGCCTGGTGAATTGGGATTGTGTATTGCGAACAGCAATATCTGAAATTGAG GTGGACTATATAGATATAAAAGAAAGAACAGCTCTTGAGGTTCCTGGATACAAGAAGCGCATCGAATTTGGCGTTTTAACATCATTTGCATACCCTCTGGAAGACAATTTAGGGGAGATAGTTGTGGCGACAACCAGAATTGAAACTATGCTCGGTGATACTGCTATAGCTGTACATCCAGACGATCACAGATATAAACATCTTCATGGAAAGCATGccattcattcattcaatgGAAGAAGAATTCCTATAATCTGTGATGCAATACTCGTTGATCCAGAGTTTGGGACTGGTGCTGTGAAG ATTACTCCGGCccatgatcctaatgattttAGTGTTGGAAAGCGCCATAATCTTGAGTTTATAAATGTCTTTACTGATGATGGAAAAATAAACCAAGATGGTGGAGAGTTTGAAGGAATGCCACGCTTCACAGCCCGGGAGGCAGTTACTGAAGCATTAAAGAAGAAG GGCCTCTTCAGAGAATCAAAGGCAAATGAGATGCGTCTTGGTGTGTGCTCTAGAAGCAAGGATGTTGTTGAACCGATGATAAAGCCCCAATGGTATGTCAAATGTAGTGGTATGGCCAAGGGAGCCCTTGATGCTGCTATAGATGTTGATAATAGAAAGCTTGACATCACCCCGAGACAGTATGCTGCTGATTGGAAGAG ATGGCTGGAGAACATTCATGATTGGTGCGTCTCACGGCAACTTTGGTGGGGCCATCGTATTCCGGCCTGGTATGCCATTTTTGATGGTGACAAACCTGAAGATTTTGGAACACTAAATGACCGATGGGTGGTTGCGAGAAATGAGGAAGAGGCTAAAGCATTGGTTGGTCAAAGATACGAGGGGAAGGAGGTTAAATTAGAACAGGATCCTGATGTACTTGACACATGGTTTTCTTCTGGTCTCTTCCCTTTGTCTGTGTTGGGGTGGCCAGAAGATACAGAAGATTTAAGAGCTTTCTATCCAACTTCAGTTCTTGAAACTGGACATGACATTCTCTTTTTCTGGGTTGCTCGTATGGTAATGCTTGGAAGTACGTTGGGTGGTGATTTGCCTTTCACAAAG GTGTACTTGCATCCAATGATTCGTGATGCACATGGACGTAAAATGTCCAAGTCCTTAGGGAATGTCATTGATCCTCTTGATGTGATCAATGGTATTTCACTGGAAGATTTACACAATAAGCTTTCAGAGGGGAATTTGGACCCAAGAGAGATAGCTATAGCCAGAGAAGGCCAGAAAAAGGATTTTCCTGATGGTATTGCTGAATGTGGTTCTGATGCGTTGCATTTTGCCCTGGTCTCGTACACCGCTCAG TCTGATAAGATAAATTTGGACATCCAAAGGGTGGTGGGTTATCGACAGTGGTGTAATAAACTTTGGAACGCCGTACGATTTTCTATGAGCAAACTTGGGGATGATTATCTCCCGCCATCATCAGTAGTCCCAGATGTGCTTCCATTCAGTTGCCAGTGGATACTCTCGGTACTAAATAAAGCCATCTCCAAAACTGTTTTGTCATTGGAATCATATGAATTCTCCGATGCAGCCACTGCAGTGTATCATTGGTGGCAGTACCAATTGTGTGACGTATTCATTGAATCTATAAAACCCTACTTTGCTGGAGCTGATCCAAACGATCCAAAGTTTGCATCTGAAAGAGCTTTTGCACGAGACACGCTATGGTTGTGTCTGGACAATGGACTACGGCTGCTTCACCCATTTATGCCTTTTGTTACTGAAGAACTATGGCAGCGTCTCCCATCATCCAAACATCATAGTAGGCCAGCATCAATCATGATTTCCGACTACCCATCCATTGTGGAG TGCTGGACAAATGAAGGGGTGGAGTCTGAAATGAGTCTTATTGACTCAATTGTGAAATCCCTCCGGTCACTATCTCAAGAGAGTCGTGAAAG GTTACCAGCTTTTGTGCTGTGTCGATCTATGTTAGATGGGGAAATTATACGCAGACAACAACTCGAGATTGAAACTCTTGCTAATTTGTCATCTCTGGCG GTAATCAATGAGAATCATGCAGCCCCAACTGGATGCGCTGTGTCAGTTGTAAACCAAAGCCTCTCTGTTTATCTGAAGATTTTAGGGTCTCGTTCTGCAGAGATAGATCTTGAAAAGATCCGTAAAAAGATGGAAGACATTAAATT GCAACAGGAGAAGATAATGAAGGTGATGAGTGCTACTGGTTACAATGAAAAGGTCCCTGAGAAGATTAAGAAAGCCAATGCAGAGAAACTTGAATCCCTCAAGAAGGAAGAACTGTCTCTTGAAGAGGCAAGCCAACACATGGAAGTGCAGATTTCAAGCAGTAAGCAAGATTGA